In the Muricauda sp. MAR_2010_75 genome, one interval contains:
- the ribH gene encoding 6,7-dimethyl-8-ribityllumazine synthase yields the protein MATENKNLSVYDKTKIPNAKDLRFGIVVSEWNGEITSALAQGAYDTLIDCGARAENILKWDVPGSFELIFGSKKMIKTQKVDAIIAIGSVIRGETSHFDFVCSAAAQGIKDLNVAYDVPVIFCVLTDDTMQQAKDRSGGKHGNKGTEAAIAAIQMAVLGK from the coding sequence ATGGCCACCGAGAACAAGAATTTATCTGTTTACGATAAGACTAAAATCCCAAATGCGAAGGACCTTCGGTTTGGGATTGTTGTTTCTGAATGGAATGGCGAGATTACTTCAGCGCTTGCACAAGGTGCTTACGATACTTTAATTGATTGTGGAGCCAGGGCAGAAAATATCCTTAAATGGGATGTTCCGGGCAGTTTTGAACTCATCTTCGGAAGCAAAAAAATGATCAAGACCCAAAAAGTGGATGCAATCATTGCCATTGGAAGCGTAATCCGAGGAGAGACCAGTCATTTCGATTTTGTCTGCAGTGCCGCCGCCCAAGGCATCAAAGATTTGAATGTCGCCTACGACGTCCCTGTAATTTTCTGTGTTTTGACCGACGATACCATGCAGCAGGCCAAAGACCGTAGTGGTGGTAAACATGGCAACAAAGGAACGGAAGCCGCTATTGCGGCGATACAGATGGCGGTATTGGGTAAGTAA